In the genome of Microbacterium paraoxydans, the window AGGACGGCGACGACGACGAGGGTGCGCTTGTGCTCGAAGAGGAAGGGGAGGAGCTGGCGGAAGGTGGCGCGGGGCCCGTCGGCCGGTGCGCCCCGTCCGCGTCGGCGTGCTGTCGCCGTGCGGGACATGGGGGACCTCGATCTGGAGATGGTACTTCGACCGTACTCGGGGGACGGTCGTTTCCTATGGGGCGGCTGTATGGGCTTAGGTGCGACCGAAGCGCCGATGTGCCGCCTGCTTGGTGACGCCGAGGGCACTCGCGATCGCCTGCCACGAGTAGCCGCTCGTGCGGGCGCGACGGACCTGCGCCTCTTCGGCGCGCGCGAGCTCCTTGCGCAGCGCGGCCAGGCGGTGGAGTTCGGCGAGGGGTTCGCCGCCTTCGGCCGCGGCGATGGTGGTCGGTTGAGACATGGGGACCTCCTTCGCGTCAATATTCGTTGACGCGGCGGGCCCGCGTCAAGAAGTGTTGACGCGCACTTTGTCCACAGCACGGCCTCGCCCGCATGTGGAGCGCATGCGATGCTGACAGGATGGCTCGCATGCTGCAAGTGAGGAACCTGCCCGATGAGGTTCACGCCCGGCTCAAAGAGCGTGCCGCGGCGGAACGCATGAGCCTGTCGGACTACGTCGCGCGCGAGTTGGAAGACCTCGTCCGGTACCGCAGCAATGCCGCGCTCCTCGAGGCGTCGCGGGCACGGGCGCGCGCGGCCGGCGTCTCCCTGACGCGCGAGGGCATCCTCGCCGCCCGTGATCGCGAACGGGACGAGCGCGAGTGAGCGGGACGTCCGAGGCGGTCGTGCTCGATGCCTCGGCGGCGATCGAGGCACTGCTCGGCGAGGAGGTCTGGGCGCACGGCGAGGAGTTCCATGCACACGCGGGTCTCGATATCGAGGTCCTCTCCGTGCTCCGACGCCTCACGATGCGGTCCTCGATGCCGGCGCATGCCGCTCGTGAGGCTCTCGACGCGTTCGGAGCGCTGGAGATCACCCGCCATCCGCTGCGTCGTCTCATCCCACGGATCTGGACGCTGCGCGAGGACGTCTCCGCGTACGACGCCGGTTATGTCGCGCTCGCCGAGGCCCTCGACGTCCCTCTGCTCACGGCCGATCACCGGCTGGCGAAGACGGCGGCCCGGTACTGCGACGTCGTGGTGCTGTGAGCACCCGGCCAGGCGAGAACACCCCACCCGCTCCGAGACTAGGGTGAGCGGATGCCGGAGAAGTGGATACTGTTCGACGTCGGCGGCGTGCTCGAGGTCGTCGACGATGACGCCTGGCAGGACCAGTGGTGGTCGCGCTGGTGCCGTGAGGCTGATGTCACGCGCCAGGAGGCGGACGAGCGCCTGGCAGCCGCGGCGCTTCCGAGAATCGACCTCGAAGCGGGAGTAGCTGAGGCGTTCTGGGAGGGACTCGGGGCGGTGCTGCGTCTCGACAGTGACCGCCAGGCGCAGATGCGTGCGGAGTTCTGGGATTCCTACTGCGGTCATGCCGACTCGGAGCTGATCGCGCACGCCGCGACGTTGCGGGGAAGGGCGAGGGTGGCGATCCTCTCGAACTCGGCGGACGGCGCGCGCGAGGAGGAGGAACGGCGCTACGGGTTCTCTGCGGTGTTCGATCCCATTTGTTACAGCCACGAGCTGGGAGTGGCGAAACCCGACGCCCGGGCGTACCGCAGCGCGCTCCAACGGATGGATGCGGCCCCGGAGGATGTCCTCTTCATCGATGACCACGTGGAGGCCGTCCGCGGCGCCCGTGAGATCGGAATGTCAGCGCTCCTCCACCGGAGCACCCCGCAGACCGTAGCCGCGATCGAGCAGTTCCTCCGGGCCTGAGCGCACCATGACAGCGAACGGCGCCCGTGTCCGAGGACACGGGCGCCGTTCGTCGTTCGGTCGGCCTCTAGAGCTCGACGGCGGAGGCGAGGCCGAGGTCGTCCTCGTAGTCGTGGTCCTTCGTCTCCGGGGTGA includes:
- a CDS encoding FitA-like ribbon-helix-helix domain-containing protein — its product is MARMLQVRNLPDEVHARLKERAAAERMSLSDYVARELEDLVRYRSNAALLEASRARARAAGVSLTREGILAARDRERDERE
- a CDS encoding type II toxin-antitoxin system VapC family toxin, which codes for MSGTSEAVVLDASAAIEALLGEEVWAHGEEFHAHAGLDIEVLSVLRRLTMRSSMPAHAAREALDAFGALEITRHPLRRLIPRIWTLREDVSAYDAGYVALAEALDVPLLTADHRLAKTAARYCDVVVL
- a CDS encoding HAD family hydrolase, coding for MPEKWILFDVGGVLEVVDDDAWQDQWWSRWCREADVTRQEADERLAAAALPRIDLEAGVAEAFWEGLGAVLRLDSDRQAQMRAEFWDSYCGHADSELIAHAATLRGRARVAILSNSADGAREEEERRYGFSAVFDPICYSHELGVAKPDARAYRSALQRMDAAPEDVLFIDDHVEAVRGAREIGMSALLHRSTPQTVAAIEQFLRA